From Brucella pseudogrignonensis, a single genomic window includes:
- the trmFO gene encoding methylenetetrahydrofolate--tRNA-(uracil(54)-C(5))-methyltransferase (FADH(2)-oxidizing) TrmFO, with translation MSKDTNLSPVHVIGGGLAGSEAAWQLAQAGVPVILHEMRPVRGTDAHKTDNLAELVCSNSFRSDDAETNAVGVLHAEMRLAGSLIMACADANQVPAGGALAVDRDGFSQAVTAKLEAHPLITIEREEITGLPPEEWGQAIVATGPLTAPSLAESIQAQTGANALAFFDAIAPIVHFDSINMDVCWFQSRYDKVGPGGTGKDYINCPMDKEQYEAFVAALIEGDTTDFKEWEGTPYFDGCLPIEVMAERGAETLRHGPMKPMGLTNEHNPTVKAYAVVQLRQDNALGTLYNMVGFQTKLKYGSQTGIFKMIPGLENAEFARLGGLHRNTYLNSPVLLDNVLRLKSRESVRFAGQITGCEGYVESSAIGLLAGRFTAAEKLCKTPVAPPLTTAFGALLGHITGGHIVADDAEPGKRSFQPMNVNFGLFPPIEVPKTEGKRLRGKEKTIAKKRALSARALTDFKEWLSNNA, from the coding sequence ATGTCAAAAGATACAAATCTCTCCCCCGTACATGTCATCGGCGGCGGCCTCGCTGGATCAGAAGCCGCATGGCAGCTTGCGCAAGCTGGCGTGCCAGTTATTCTGCATGAAATGCGCCCCGTTCGCGGCACCGATGCGCACAAGACAGATAATCTTGCAGAACTGGTTTGTTCCAATTCATTCCGCTCGGACGATGCTGAAACAAATGCTGTTGGCGTGCTTCACGCAGAAATGCGCCTTGCGGGATCGCTGATCATGGCCTGCGCCGATGCCAATCAGGTCCCGGCCGGTGGTGCTTTGGCGGTCGATCGCGATGGCTTTTCGCAGGCTGTGACCGCAAAGCTTGAGGCGCATCCGCTGATCACCATTGAACGCGAAGAAATCACTGGTTTGCCGCCAGAAGAATGGGGGCAGGCAATTGTCGCGACTGGCCCTCTGACGGCGCCTTCATTAGCTGAATCTATTCAGGCACAAACCGGTGCGAATGCTTTGGCATTCTTCGACGCCATCGCGCCGATCGTGCATTTTGATTCGATCAATATGGATGTCTGCTGGTTCCAGTCGCGCTACGACAAGGTTGGCCCAGGCGGCACCGGCAAGGATTACATCAACTGCCCTATGGACAAGGAGCAGTATGAGGCTTTCGTTGCGGCCCTCATCGAAGGCGACACGACAGATTTCAAGGAATGGGAAGGTACGCCCTATTTTGATGGCTGTCTGCCAATCGAAGTCATGGCAGAGCGCGGCGCTGAAACTTTGCGCCATGGCCCGATGAAGCCAATGGGCCTCACCAATGAGCACAATCCGACCGTCAAGGCCTATGCTGTCGTGCAGTTGCGTCAGGACAATGCGCTTGGCACGCTTTACAACATGGTCGGTTTTCAAACGAAGCTGAAATACGGTTCACAGACCGGTATCTTCAAGATGATCCCCGGTCTTGAGAACGCAGAATTTGCCCGTCTTGGCGGCTTGCACCGCAATACCTATCTCAATTCGCCAGTGCTGCTCGATAATGTGCTGCGTCTCAAATCACGCGAAAGCGTGCGTTTTGCAGGCCAGATCACCGGTTGCGAAGGCTATGTCGAATCATCTGCCATTGGTCTTCTGGCTGGGCGTTTCACCGCTGCCGAAAAGCTTTGCAAAACACCAGTCGCGCCACCACTCACCACTGCATTTGGTGCGCTGCTCGGCCACATCACTGGCGGTCACATCGTTGCTGATGATGCAGAGCCGGGCAAGCGTTCGTTCCAACCGATGAATGTGAATTTCGGCCTATTCCCGCCAATCGAAGTGCCAAAAACTGAAGGCAAGCGCCTTCGCGGCAAGGAAAAGACGATTGCGAAAAAGCGTGCTTTGTCTGCACGCGCACTGACCGATTTTAAGGAATGGCTGAGCAACAACGCATAG
- a CDS encoding DUF1127 domain-containing protein has product MNLIRSYSNWRRYRDTVNELNQLSTRELNDLGISRADIPYVARQSKGR; this is encoded by the coding sequence ATGAACCTTATCCGCTCTTACAGCAATTGGCGCCGTTACCGCGACACAGTCAACGAGCTTAACCAGCTTTCGACTCGCGAACTCAATGATCTTGGCATTTCCCGCGCAGACATCCCATATGTAGCGCGTCAGTCCAAGGGTCGTTAA